The Carassius auratus strain Wakin unplaced genomic scaffold, ASM336829v1 scaf_tig00021605, whole genome shotgun sequence DNA window TCTAAATCTGTGAGGGCCATGCTAATATCTGGATGAGCATCCGATTGGTTGCTGGAGATGTATGCAGACAATGGCATTTGTGACACTTCCCCTTCTCGTCTACGATTGAAAAGCATAACCTGAGTTAACGTGATCTTGGCCAGTTTTGCCCAGTGCTGAGATGATGGCTGTGTTAACAAGAGTTTGCGATGGGTCTTCTCTTGCTCGTCAAGATATATATGAAGGAGCTTAACATCTTCTGTGAATGGAAGTAATTGTGGGGAATTCCATTTTGCTTCCTCCAGTGTTCGCCGGGCTGTTGTAGAAATGTATTCGGGCCATCTGGACTTATAAAGCTGTTGAAAACTGTTCGCAATTTTTCCTGTCTTTTCGTCTCCTCTAATAGTAGAGTGGCTCTCAATGAGCATTGCGATTTTGTTCAGACTCTGTCCAAGTTTCACAGCCACACTAGCCTTTTCAAATACATTGGTCTCTTCATTGTAGCCAGCAGCCCTTTTAACTGCATTGATGGTATGCATGAAGTTTGTGGGATGAATGAGCTCTTTAATAGATGTAAGGGGGGATACCTCTCTTGCACATATTAGGAGTCTTCCAAGCTCCCTCATCTTTTGGCGGATGTGTTCATGCATTTTAACTCTCGATCCATACTTGTTGTAAAGATGCTTTCCTAACTCTAAAATGCACCAGTCATTTCTAGTCTCAAGTGCCACTTGGTCCTGGTTCATGGAATTTAACAGCTTCCAAACACCATGAGTTACTCCTGGTGGGGGAGGTTGTGCAAAGCCACAAAGAACCTGGACACGGGTTTTTCCAGGTTTCGGCTTCTCATCACCAGGCTTGAATTTGCAAACCTTGACATGTCgccacaaagttttttttaagaagagtCCTTTGCAGTAAATGCAGTGCATAAAACTTTCCCCCTCCAGGTTCTTTTTGGGCAGTTTCCGCGGAATCATCAGTCCTGCACCTGTATTAATAACAGTACTATTGTAAGCAAAGTTCCCTTTGTTACGTAGATACTCAAGTTGCATCCTCCTTTCTTTTGAGCCCTTTGGATGACTTAACGCTTTTGCTACCTCTACCTCATTTCTATGCTTTCGTTCCAGGTGTCTAGAAATTTTTGTAAAAGCACCTTCACAAAAAAAGCACTGTTGTTTTTTGCTGTACATTCTCAATCCACCTCTCTTTTTAATTACAGCTGGGATAACTACTGATGTTGCGCTGTCAAGAATGGAAGATGTGTCAGGAACTTTGGCTATGTCGTGGTTCTGGGAGCCCCCTAAGTCACCGCTGCTTTGAATACTGAACTTTTTGATTCTGTTCACAGCTGAACTGCTCCGGACTGGCAAagtctgtaactttttttctttacccTTTGGTGAAGCAGTAAAGCTCATGCTACTATCTGATGTGTAACTCTCTGATGTATCAGGAATGTACTCTTCCTCACTAACAGATAACTCATCTTCGCTCGAAACATCCGAGTACTCCGCGATCTTCCCTCTAGCCT harbors:
- the LOC113077126 gene encoding uncharacterized protein LOC113077126 isoform X2; translation: MIPRKLPKKNLEGESFMHCIYCKGLFLKKTLWRHVKVCKFKPGDEKPKPGKTRVQVLCGFAQPPPPGVTHGVWKLLNSMNQDQVALETRNDWCILELGKHLYNKYGSRVKMHEHIRQKMRELGRLLICAREVSPLTSIKELIHPTNFMHTINAVKRAAGYNEETNVFEKASVAVKLGQSLNKIAMLIESHSTIRGDEKTGKIANSFQQLYKSRWPEYISTTARRTLEEAKWNSPQLLPFTEDVKLLHIYLDEQEKTHRKLLLTQPSSQHWAKLAKITLTQVMLFNRRREGEVSQMPLSAYISSNQSDAHPDISMALTDLENKLCQYFKRVEIRGKRGRKVPVLLTPSMQESISLLLENRNTCGIPNENPFLFARPYAMTFFRGSDCIREFAVACSAKNPQTLTSTKLRKQIGTLSEVLNLSNTELDQLADFLGHDIRVHRQFYRLPEGTLQLAKISKILLALEKGRLADFKGRNLNEINIDPEEEVTVDSDLEESTSSPKECTTVSSSQHTVCENGTLPADPVSKKKRGYVKKTAWNKLEIQAVEKHMMRFINNHKIPGKADCMRCKEAEPLALKNREWSTLKFYIKNRISALNRKYLPN
- the LOC113077126 gene encoding uncharacterized protein LOC113077126 isoform X1; this translates as MSEQHSACTTASKRAKNTRARGKIAEYSDVSSEDELSVSEEEYIPDTSESYTSDSSMSFTASPKGKEKKLQTLPVRSSSAVNRIKKFSIQSSGDLGGSQNHDIAKVPDTSSILDSATSVVIPAVIKKRGGLRMYSKKQQCFFCEGAFTKISRHLERKHRNEVEVAKALSHPKGSKERRMQLEYLRNKGNFAYNSTVINTGAGLMIPRKLPKKNLEGESFMHCIYCKGLFLKKTLWRHVKVCKFKPGDEKPKPGKTRVQVLCGFAQPPPPGVTHGVWKLLNSMNQDQVALETRNDWCILELGKHLYNKYGSRVKMHEHIRQKMRELGRLLICAREVSPLTSIKELIHPTNFMHTINAVKRAAGYNEETNVFEKASVAVKLGQSLNKIAMLIESHSTIRGDEKTGKIANSFQQLYKSRWPEYISTTARRTLEEAKWNSPQLLPFTEDVKLLHIYLDEQEKTHRKLLLTQPSSQHWAKLAKITLTQVMLFNRRREGEVSQMPLSAYISSNQSDAHPDISMALTDLENKLCQYFKRVEIRGKRGRKVPVLLTPSMQESISLLLENRNTCGIPNENPFLFARPYAMTFFRGSDCIREFAVACSAKNPQTLTSTKLRKQIGTLSEVLNLSNTELDQLADFLGHDIRVHRQFYRLPEGTLQLAKISKILLALEKGRLADFKGRNLNEINIDPEEEVTVDSDLEESTSSPKECTTVSSSQHTVCENGTLPADPVSKKKRGYVKKTAWNKLEIQAVEKHMMRFINNHKIPGKADCMRCKEAEPLALKNREWSTLKFYIKNRISALNRKYLPN